Proteins encoded together in one Penaeus vannamei isolate JL-2024 chromosome 11, ASM4276789v1, whole genome shotgun sequence window:
- the LOC113829173 gene encoding ankyrin-1, whose translation MSTRADLRLWSSLAEADEGGVRQALEEGADVNHVSNGGGRPLHSAALRSSSRLVRILLDCGALCDVTDDEGFTPLMVASLNGHTEVVQELLKGGADPKMRRPEQFGGDTALHMVTNTDEGEVLRALLEAGADPNACASGMDGKTPLHLAAEFGRENLAELLANHPNCAVDLRDARGHTPARLAKESCPRLSLYLDLCCGAKSHSDKRLIAAVRRSDAEEVRAALDEGADLSLQGPEDGGTLLHLASQDSSGQILEMLLSRGASVDAKTSQGFTALMVAAKRGATDALVHLLAHRADPKLAAPDGTTALHLAMQSQDSSAVTALLDAGVDVNATTRDGTTPLHVAAASGAIGLAHLLLGDPLCLDPIGGRSPAQVAREAGHLEFAMFIEQVVDGSVQLLQEDFSVVVSQPVPPSPGVYRNLSEPYRGRVLIINYREFSIGDSGTRHGSERDVANLRKVFRNMSYHVEVHQDLDQEATIEVLNNFRSNEDLAKVDSMFVCMLSHGIDRDTFYTSDMKRMDVSAVRKKFKDQDCPLMKGKPKVFLFNFCRGKTTECFSGKSIADDLPPSDSEVEEPPEKDEAPRDMLTLYASTEGFKAFRVSQGTFFVLSLCKVLAAHAHNTDMLTMAQKLDQVMTARRRATTPEAQSFAFKKLFLNPLKPSTA comes from the exons ATGTCGACGAGAGCAGATCTG CGGCTCTGGTCGAGCCTGGCCGAAGCAGACGAGGGCGGGGTGCGCCAAGCCCTAGAGGAAGGCGCTGACGTTAACCACGTGAGCAACGGGGGAGGTCGACCCCTTCACTCCGCTGCTCTTCGCAGTTCTAGTCGTCTCGTGAGGATCCTTTTGGACTGCGGCGCCCTCTGCGATGTTACCGACGACGAAGGCTTCACCCCTCTAATGGTAGCGTCCCTGAACGGCCACACTGAGGTGGTGCAGGAGCTGCTGAAGGGCGGGGCGGACCCGAAAATGCGTCGCCCCGAGCAGTTCGGGGGGGACACCGCACTCCACATGGTCACCAACACTGACGAAGGCGAGGTGTTGAGAGCCCTGCTGGAGGCGGGGGCGGATCCTAACGCCTGTGCCAGCGGCATGGATGGCAAGACGCCTCTGCACTTGGCTGCAGAGTTTGGGAGAGAGAACTTGGCTGAGCTGCTCGCGAACCATCCGAACTGCGCCGTTGATCTGCGGGACGCCCGTggccacacgcccgcccgcctgGCTAAGGAGAGCTGCCCGCGCCTCTCGCTGTACCTGGATTTGTGCTGCGGAGCCAAGTCTCACTCGGATAAG CGTCTCATCGCAGCGGTCAGGAGGAGTGATGCGGAGGAAGTGAGGGCAGCCCTGGACGAGGGAGCGGACCTGAGCTTACAGGGCCCTGAGGACGGCGGAACCTTGCTCCACCTGGCGTCCCAGGATTCCTCAGGACAAATCCTCGAGATGCTTCTATCTCGAGGCGCCTCGGTGGACGCAAAGACCAGCCAGGGATTTACAGCGCTCATGGTAGCGGCTAAGAGGGGCGCGACGGACGCCTTAGTGCACCTTTTGGCACATCGGGCCGACCCGAAGCTGGCAGCTCCTGACGGGACGACGGCGCTGCACTTGGCCATGCAAAGTCAGGACTCTTCCGCTGTGACTGCTCTCCTCGACGCCGGCGTAGACGTCAACGCCACCACGCGCGACGGAACCACGCCGCTGCACGTCGCCGCTGCATCGGGGGCGATCGGGCTGGCTCATCTCTTGTTGGGTGACCCCCTGTGCTTGGATCCCATCGGGGGCCGCTCGCCTGCCCAGGTGGCGAGGGAGGCCGGTCACCTGGAATTCGCCATGTTCATCGAGCAAGTGGTCGACGGAAGTGTTCAG CTCCTTCAAGAGGACTTCAGCGTGGTGGTCAGCCAGCCTGTGCCTCCTAGTCCGGGCGTGTACCGGAACCTCTCCGAGCCGTACCGAGGCCGAGTCCTCATCATCAACTACCGGGAATTCAGCATCGGGGATTCAGGCACTCGCCACGGCTCTGAGAGAGATGTGGCAAATCTCCGCAAAGTGTTTAGAAAT ATGAGCTACCATGTGGAAGTTCACCAGGACCTGGATCAGGAAGCGACTATAGAGGTGCTGAATAACTTCAGGAGTAACGAGGATCTAGCTAAAGTCGACTCCATGTTCGTGTGCATGTTGAGTCATGGCATCGATCGGGATACATTCTACACCTCTGATATGAAAAGGATGGACGTCTCTGCG GTTCGGAAGAAGTTCAAAGATCAGGATTGTCCTCTCATGAAGGGAAAACCCAAGGTTTTTCTTTTCAACTTCTGCCGTGGGAAAACTACCGAATGCTTCTCTGGAAAAAGTATAG CCGACGATCTACCTCCGTCAGACAGCGAGGTCGAGGAACCTCCCGAAAAAGACGAAGCCCCCCGTGACATGCTGACCCTCTACGCGTCGACGGAAGGCTTCAAGGCTTTTCGGGTTAGCCAGGGAACTTTCTTCGTCCTGTCCTTGTGCAAAGTTCTAGCTGCCCACGCCCACAACACGGACATGCTCACCATGGCTCAAAAGCTGGACCAGGTCATGACAGCGAGACGACGCGCTACAACGCCGGAGGCACAGAGCTTCGCCTTCAAGAAGCTTTTCCTGAATCCACTGAAGCCTTCCACCGCATGA
- the Polr2J gene encoding DNA-directed RNA polymerase II subunit RPB11, whose translation MNAPPTFESFLLFEGEKKIIKEVDTKVPNAAIYTINKEDHTLGNMIRMQLLKDPNVIFTGYKNPHPLEHKVLLRIQTSDASYTPHDAFMNAITDLISELSLLEERFREAIREKKEGFD comes from the exons ATGAATGCTCCGCCGACATTCGAATCCTTTCTTCTCttcgagggagaaaagaaaatcatcaaAGAAGTGGATAcgaag GTTCCCAATGCTGCCATTTACACCATCAACAAGGAGGATCACACCCTAGGCAACATGATCCGTATGCAGCTGCTGAAGGACCCTAATGTAATCTTCACTGGCTATAAGAACCCTCATCCTCTCGAGCATAAAGTGTTGCTCAGAATACAG ACTTCAGATGCCAGTTACACCCCACATGACGCCTTCATGAACGCCATCACAGACTTGATATCCGAACTTTCCCTTCTTGAGGAAAGATTCAGAGAAGCCatccgagagaagaaagaaggcttTGACTAA